A genomic segment from Bacteroidales bacterium encodes:
- a CDS encoding efflux RND transporter permease subunit, with translation MVRFCIQRPIAVFMAFTAFFILGVITYLNIPVSLLPDIPIPEITIKISAGNYSARALENAVVTPVRQQLLQVGKLRDIRSETADGSAIVRLGFEYGADIDLSFIEVNEKVDAAMNYIPRDIDRPRVVKASATDIPVFNLYLTLKDDEPYGETNETDFLNLCEFSEMVIRRRIEQLPQVAMADITGLINKQIVITPDKTKLEITGISLPEIETALLNNNIEQSGMTVRDGYYEYSINFSSVMRTLEDISNVFIRKGERIYQMKDIADIEILPAKEKGMAIYNGKRAVSLSIIKQNNENMDNLQKELDAAIRNLENSYPSIEFNITQNQTELLDYTISNLKQNLMLAFIFVCLVSVLFLNDVKSPMIIGFTMFVSVIISLLFFYLFKISLNTVSLTGFVLALGMMIDNSIIVTDNVGQYRRKGLTLEDACVQGTSEVMAPMLSSVFTTIAIFIPLIFLSGIAGAIFFDQAFSVTVGLLVAYITGIILLPVLYKIVYAWTPPRWVMNLLQKFRKKSDGSSDEKTEKITFLEKIYHRGSDWIFQHKALTTVVMLAVFPLCAWLFTIIPKEKMPDISRNELIAKIEWNENIHAGENLKRTRDFLHAMEGKVQETSALVGEQQNMLNRDRAQSSSETEVYIRVRNKEEIPVVEEEVTRYLREAHPEAIVSFSPAGTIFEKIFVTGEAELVVEYYTRNRRNISDVEAIKALEEDLAETVNQPPVGMSFQKQLNLHIDMEKLLLYNVSYDDVHRALRTGFRENQVTILRSYQQYLPIILGDNNDHVYDIISNTLVSGSADASGKRAQIPLQAFVSVTTSEDIKTIVAGRNGEYIPFYFYNTGQTGQMMESIKADTKNRAAWDVDFSGSFFSNRKMIGELMVILLISIMLMYFILAAQFESFVQPLIVLLEIPIDVAAAIGLLILLGHSLNLMSAIGIVVTCGIIINDSILKVDVMNQLRRSGMKLRDAIHEAGRRRLNAIVMTSLTSIVCMAPLLFSSDLGSELEKPLAIATIGGMVIGTPVSLFVVPLVYWWIYRKEEKKR, from the coding sequence ATGGTTCGTTTTTGCATCCAGCGGCCCATAGCCGTTTTTATGGCTTTTACGGCTTTTTTCATATTGGGCGTTATTACCTACTTGAATATCCCAGTATCCCTACTGCCGGACATTCCTATTCCGGAAATCACCATCAAAATATCTGCTGGCAACTATTCGGCGCGTGCGCTTGAAAATGCAGTGGTAACGCCTGTCAGGCAGCAATTACTTCAGGTGGGCAAGTTGCGCGACATCCGTTCCGAAACCGCGGACGGTAGCGCCATTGTCCGCCTTGGCTTCGAGTATGGCGCGGATATCGACCTTTCTTTTATCGAAGTGAACGAAAAGGTGGATGCCGCGATGAACTACATCCCGCGCGACATCGACCGTCCCCGCGTAGTTAAGGCCAGCGCGACGGATATTCCCGTCTTTAATCTTTACCTGACCCTTAAAGACGATGAGCCTTACGGTGAAACCAACGAAACGGATTTCCTGAACCTTTGCGAGTTTTCCGAAATGGTTATCCGGCGGCGGATTGAACAGCTTCCGCAGGTGGCTATGGCGGACATCACGGGGTTGATCAACAAACAGATTGTCATCACACCCGACAAAACCAAATTGGAAATCACCGGAATATCCCTGCCGGAAATAGAAACGGCACTCCTGAACAACAATATCGAACAGAGCGGCATGACCGTCAGGGACGGGTATTATGAATACAGCATCAACTTCTCGTCGGTGATGCGTACGCTCGAGGACATCTCTAATGTGTTCATCCGCAAAGGCGAACGGATTTACCAAATGAAGGATATTGCCGATATTGAAATCCTTCCCGCAAAGGAAAAAGGAATGGCCATCTACAACGGTAAACGTGCCGTGAGCCTTTCCATCATCAAGCAGAACAACGAAAATATGGACAACCTGCAAAAGGAACTGGACGCTGCCATCCGGAACCTTGAAAATTCCTATCCGTCCATTGAGTTCAACATCACACAGAACCAGACCGAACTGTTGGATTACACCATCTCGAACCTGAAACAAAACCTGATGCTCGCTTTTATCTTCGTCTGTCTGGTTTCGGTGCTCTTCCTCAACGATGTGAAATCGCCCATGATTATCGGCTTTACCATGTTCGTGTCAGTTATCATCAGCCTGCTGTTTTTCTATCTTTTCAAAATATCGCTCAACACTGTTTCCCTTACGGGATTTGTGCTGGCGCTGGGGATGATGATTGACAATTCGATTATCGTGACGGACAATGTGGGGCAGTACCGGCGCAAAGGGCTTACCCTTGAAGATGCCTGCGTGCAGGGAACAAGCGAGGTGATGGCGCCCATGCTCAGTTCGGTATTCACCACCATCGCCATATTCATTCCGTTGATTTTCCTGAGTGGTATTGCCGGAGCCATCTTTTTCGACCAGGCTTTTTCGGTGACCGTCGGGTTGTTAGTGGCATACATCACTGGTATTATTTTGTTGCCCGTGCTGTACAAAATCGTTTATGCATGGACGCCGCCCCGTTGGGTAATGAATCTTTTGCAAAAATTCCGTAAAAAATCCGATGGTTCATCTGATGAAAAGACGGAAAAGATTACGTTTCTCGAAAAGATTTACCATCGGGGTTCCGATTGGATATTCCAACATAAGGCGTTGACCACGGTAGTGATGCTGGCCGTTTTCCCTTTGTGCGCGTGGCTGTTTACCATCATCCCGAAGGAAAAGATGCCCGACATCAGCCGTAACGAACTTATCGCCAAAATCGAGTGGAACGAAAATATCCACGCCGGCGAAAATCTGAAACGTACCCGGGATTTTCTTCACGCAATGGAAGGAAAGGTTCAGGAAACATCCGCATTAGTCGGCGAACAGCAAAACATGCTTAACCGTGACAGGGCGCAATCGTCGTCGGAAACGGAAGTGTATATCCGGGTCCGGAACAAGGAGGAAATTCCTGTTGTTGAGGAAGAAGTTACACGCTATTTGCGAGAGGCTCATCCCGAAGCGATTGTTTCTTTTTCGCCCGCAGGTACTATTTTCGAAAAAATATTTGTCACCGGAGAGGCCGAATTGGTGGTGGAATATTATACGCGGAACAGAAGAAATATTTCGGATGTGGAAGCGATAAAGGCACTGGAAGAAGATTTGGCGGAAACGGTAAACCAGCCGCCTGTCGGCATGTCGTTCCAGAAACAGTTGAACCTGCATATAGATATGGAAAAGCTGTTGTTGTACAATGTATCGTATGATGATGTACACCGGGCGTTAAGGACAGGGTTCCGCGAAAATCAGGTAACCATCCTGCGCTCCTACCAGCAATATCTTCCCATTATATTGGGCGACAACAATGACCATGTGTACGACATCATCAGCAATACCCTTGTGTCTGGTTCGGCTGACGCTTCCGGCAAAAGGGCGCAGATACCGCTCCAGGCCTTTGTGTCCGTAACCACTTCTGAGGACATCAAAACCATTGTGGCGGGGCGCAACGGCGAATATATTCCTTTCTATTTCTACAACACAGGACAGACCGGACAGATGATGGAATCCATCAAGGCCGACACAAAAAACAGGGCGGCATGGGATGTTGATTTTTCCGGTTCGTTCTTCTCCAACCGCAAGATGATCGGCGAACTAATGGTGATTTTGCTTATTTCCATCATGCTGATGTATTTTATCCTTGCAGCGCAATTCGAAAGTTTCGTACAACCGCTGATTGTGTTGCTGGAAATACCTATCGACGTGGCTGCCGCTATAGGGTTGCTTATCCTATTGGGGCATTCGCTAAACCTGATGTCGGCCATTGGTATTGTAGTCACCTGCGGTATCATTATCAACGACAGTATCCTGAAAGTAGATGTGATGAACCAACTCCGTCGCAGCGGAATGAAGCTGCGCGACGCTATCCACGAAGCGGGACGGCGCCGTCTGAACGCCATCGTGATGACCAGTCTGACCTCTATCGTTTGTATGGCTCCGTTGCTTTTTAGCAGCGACCTTGGTTCGGAGCTTGAAAAACCACTGGCCATAGCCACTATCGGCGGGATGGTAATTGGTACGCCTGTGAGTTTGTTTGTAGTGCCGTTGGTGTACTGGTGGATTTATAGGAAGGAAGAAAAAAAACGATGA
- a CDS encoding efflux RND transporter periplasmic adaptor subunit — MSKLPAIFIILLLGFISCKNSKKDSKEQQGVSTVLPEQTNQVKVMRLEYSDFTQELVSNGTISARRKANLRFEVQGLVTSIEVKNGDRVAKGQKIAALDHFKLTKDLQQAKDNLERSRLSLLEILAGQGYAIGDTASVPADIMQIAKVRSNFDQASIQCELADCNLKNSVLYAPFDGIIANLFTKEYNTPSSSEAFCTVLDHQSMEVSFTALESELSQINTGDRVLVTPYAHGGASVEGRISEINPVVEQNGVVKMKATLSNPNQKLYDGMNSKILIQRTLGKQLVIPKSALVLRTNRKVVFTYKDRRAKWNYVETGAENSTGYVVTTELAVGDSVIYDGNINLAHETPVELTIDN; from the coding sequence ATGAGCAAATTACCAGCCATCTTCATCATCCTTTTACTCGGTTTTATTTCCTGTAAAAATTCAAAAAAAGACAGCAAAGAACAGCAAGGCGTTTCTACGGTTTTGCCCGAACAGACCAATCAGGTAAAAGTCATGCGGCTTGAATATTCCGATTTCACACAGGAATTGGTATCGAACGGGACAATTTCGGCAAGGCGTAAGGCTAATTTGCGTTTTGAGGTGCAGGGTCTGGTAACTTCTATTGAAGTGAAAAACGGCGACCGTGTAGCCAAAGGGCAAAAGATAGCGGCATTAGACCACTTCAAACTGACCAAAGACTTGCAACAGGCCAAGGATAATCTGGAAAGGTCGCGGTTATCGTTGCTGGAGATTCTGGCAGGGCAGGGATACGCCATTGGCGATACGGCTTCCGTACCTGCCGACATCATGCAGATAGCCAAAGTGCGAAGCAATTTCGACCAGGCGTCCATACAGTGTGAACTAGCGGATTGCAACCTCAAAAACTCCGTCCTGTATGCACCGTTTGACGGTATCATCGCCAATCTGTTCACTAAGGAATACAATACCCCGTCCTCTTCCGAGGCTTTCTGTACCGTGCTTGACCATCAAAGCATGGAAGTCAGTTTTACGGCGTTGGAGAGCGAGTTGTCGCAAATCAACACAGGCGACAGGGTGTTGGTAACGCCTTACGCACACGGCGGCGCCTCGGTAGAGGGGCGTATCTCGGAAATCAATCCGGTGGTTGAGCAGAATGGCGTTGTTAAAATGAAAGCTACCCTGAGCAATCCGAACCAAAAACTGTATGATGGGATGAATTCAAAAATACTGATACAGCGAACGCTCGGCAAACAGTTGGTTATCCCAAAAAGCGCTTTGGTGCTGCGTACCAACCGGAAAGTTGTCTTCACCTATAAAGACCGCCGTGCAAAATGGAATTATGTGGAAACGGGCGCAGAAAACTCTACCGGATATGTTGTTACCACCGAATTAGCTGTAGGCGATAGCGTGATTTACGATGGTAACATCAACCTTGCACACGAAACACCTGTTGAATTGACAATTGATAATTAA
- a CDS encoding rhomboid family intramembrane serine protease yields MNRISPVVKNLLIINILFFLATFICESRFGAGLINPMIRYLALFYPGSVYFEPYQFVTHMFMHGGLMHIFFNMYALWMFGSPIENAWGGKRFLFYYLFTGLGAAALHTLVNHVVFHQVQVDINAFMDAPSPELFKQFLEAHKDGFTTQALGTWYSVYKEWAANPSASGFAQQAVEVMEIMKMNMMSIPTVGASGAIFGILLAFGMMYPNVQLMLLFPPIAIRAKWFVLAYGGIELFLGFSQPGSNIAHFAHVGGMLFGYILIRFWVYQARNKKNRY; encoded by the coding sequence ATGAATAGGATTTCACCGGTTGTTAAAAACTTATTGATCATTAATATCTTGTTCTTCCTGGCCACATTTATTTGTGAAAGCCGGTTCGGAGCAGGACTAATTAACCCCATGATCAGGTACCTGGCCTTGTTTTATCCGGGATCGGTCTATTTTGAGCCATACCAGTTTGTCACGCACATGTTCATGCATGGCGGGCTTATGCATATTTTTTTCAATATGTATGCTTTATGGATGTTTGGTTCTCCGATAGAAAATGCCTGGGGAGGAAAACGTTTCCTGTTCTATTACCTGTTTACCGGATTGGGTGCGGCCGCCCTGCATACGCTGGTCAACCATGTTGTTTTCCATCAGGTGCAGGTCGATATCAATGCCTTCATGGATGCTCCGTCGCCTGAATTATTCAAGCAATTCCTGGAAGCACATAAGGACGGGTTTACGACGCAGGCTTTAGGAACCTGGTATTCTGTTTATAAAGAATGGGCTGCCAATCCATCTGCTTCCGGTTTTGCACAACAAGCCGTTGAGGTAATGGAAATAATGAAAATGAACATGATGAGCATTCCCACGGTAGGTGCATCAGGAGCCATATTCGGCATATTGCTTGCTTTCGGGATGATGTATCCGAATGTCCAGCTGATGCTGCTCTTCCCTCCTATCGCTATACGGGCCAAATGGTTTGTCCTGGCTTACGGAGGGATCGAGCTGTTCCTCGGTTTTTCTCAACCCGGTTCCAATATTGCCCATTTTGCCCATGTCGGCGGAATGCTGTTCGGTTATATACTGATCCGCTTCTGGGTCTACCAGGCCCGGAATAAAAAGAACCGGTACTGA
- a CDS encoding riboflavin synthase codes for MFSGIVEEAARVVGIEKEQDNLHITMECSFVNELKIDQSIAHNGVCLTVVKMTDTTYTVTAIRETLVKSNLGLLKTGDKVNLERSMLLNDRLDGHMVQGHVDQTAECTAVEEADGSWYFTFRYDTAKGNLTVEKGSVAVNGVSLTVVNSQAGSFQVAIIPYTYEFTNFHQIQPGTVVNLEFDIIGKYVTRILQSMDLKP; via the coding sequence ATGTTTTCAGGAATCGTTGAAGAAGCAGCCCGGGTGGTGGGCATTGAAAAGGAGCAGGACAACCTGCATATCACCATGGAATGTTCATTCGTGAATGAGTTGAAAATAGACCAGAGTATTGCCCACAACGGCGTATGCCTTACGGTCGTGAAAATGACAGACACGACCTACACGGTGACTGCCATCCGGGAAACCCTGGTGAAATCAAACCTTGGGTTATTAAAAACAGGTGACAAGGTGAACCTTGAGCGCAGTATGTTACTGAATGACCGGCTGGACGGCCATATGGTACAGGGGCATGTCGACCAGACAGCCGAGTGTACCGCCGTTGAAGAAGCCGACGGAAGCTGGTATTTCACTTTCCGCTACGACACGGCAAAAGGGAACCTTACCGTGGAAAAAGGGTCTGTTGCCGTGAACGGGGTAAGCCTTACCGTGGTAAATTCACAAGCCGGATCATTCCAGGTCGCCATTATCCCATATACTTATGAATTCACCAATTTCCACCAGATCCAACCGGGTACCGTGGTCAACCTTGAATTTGATATTATCGGGAAATATGTGACCCGGATATTACAATCGATGGACCTGAAACCATAA
- a CDS encoding cell wall metabolism sensor histidine kinase WalK — translation MRFSFVIRTAAYIALSGGIILVGLLYLLQYLDPHSLWVEILVIFLFVVAAFALVVFFLRRFLVQQFNFLFHLIDGGKLTEKELEVLSGKEDALSDIRKKMLQWSSEKATEIDQLKQMEKYRKEYLGNVSHELKTPIFNIQGYILTLLDGGLEDKTVNRLYLERTEKSINRMIHIVEDLESISRLESGGYPMEYTSFDMVPLVEEVFEMDEMTARTAKIKLEVEKKQVRVYADRKRILEVMNNLVANSIKYGKKNGMTRVFFTEKDQSWRISVADNGIGIAESDQKRIFERFYRCDKARSSEQGGTGLGLAIAKHIVEAHGQAIQVESASNKGSVFSFSLEKGK, via the coding sequence GTGAGATTCAGTTTCGTTATACGCACGGCTGCTTACATAGCACTGTCGGGCGGGATCATACTGGTCGGGTTATTGTACCTGTTGCAATACCTCGACCCACACAGCCTGTGGGTGGAAATACTGGTCATTTTCCTTTTCGTTGTAGCAGCCTTTGCCCTGGTGGTCTTTTTCCTGAGGCGTTTTCTCGTACAACAGTTCAACTTCCTGTTCCATCTGATCGACGGAGGCAAGTTGACGGAAAAAGAACTGGAGGTGCTTTCCGGGAAAGAAGACGCTTTATCGGATATCCGGAAAAAAATGTTGCAGTGGAGCAGTGAAAAGGCTACGGAAATCGACCAGCTCAAACAGATGGAAAAATACCGGAAGGAATACCTGGGCAATGTCTCCCATGAATTAAAAACCCCTATATTCAATATACAGGGGTATATACTGACCCTGCTCGACGGCGGCCTGGAAGACAAAACCGTGAACCGCCTGTACCTGGAACGAACGGAAAAAAGCATCAACCGGATGATCCATATCGTGGAGGACCTGGAATCCATTTCACGCCTCGAATCAGGCGGATATCCCATGGAGTATACCTCCTTCGATATGGTACCGCTGGTGGAAGAGGTCTTTGAAATGGATGAAATGACAGCCAGGACGGCCAAGATAAAACTGGAAGTGGAAAAAAAACAAGTCAGGGTATATGCCGACCGCAAACGGATACTTGAAGTGATGAATAACCTGGTGGCCAATTCCATCAAATACGGGAAGAAAAACGGGATGACCCGTGTCTTCTTTACCGAAAAAGACCAGTCATGGCGGATTTCGGTAGCCGACAACGGGATCGGGATCGCCGAAAGCGACCAGAAAAGGATCTTCGAACGCTTTTACCGTTGCGATAAAGCCCGTTCGAGCGAACAGGGCGGAACCGGACTGGGACTGGCCATAGCCAAACATATTGTAGAGGCACACGGACAGGCGATCCAGGTAGAATCTGCTTCAAATAAAGGATCTGTCTTTTCTTTTTCACTCGAAAAGGGAAAATGA
- a CDS encoding LuxR family transcriptional regulator: MKNEAWALCIIIMSCMGYAACTESEKEREIGVLDHVATIVAEYPDSALRLLGSVNTGLLTLQQYYTYVLHEVQAKDKLDMDISCDTMIYQVKGFFEGKRDPIKAALACFYCGRVAHSCKKTEDAMMNYLKAADFVCESEDRNMEGIIWHHIAFLHYEGAKNEHSIEGFKKARKMFHGSGNHNNEIQALEMIGATYNLLGKRDSALYYYDLAYDIAEKHEIQPIKSSLLRKKGVIFSEMEEYTTARSQFYQSIKLASDETDRAMTYANLAEVYCGLNRSDSACFYIDLVTSFIDKDDELKEDQSFMTYLNLVLSKVESLKGNYKEALAYYQVYTEMLQNILLLDSEQSMLEIQEKYNHQKVSNERGKVVIEKQRLLLLSSVLIFSLALIISLLFFRQIRNKHQMYSMEQTILTLQKMSENRDDKESGLRHALLEQLGIIRGVMQLEHAIAKGDTGAALVQRLNKVLSKLNKEIFVDAVNKIRTNFSEDLVMKYPALDNSEATICCLCYLGFDNHEISMIMKQKNNTIQQKKSNIRKKLNIQPRVDINIFLHEVM, from the coding sequence ATGAAAAACGAGGCTTGGGCATTATGTATTATCATCATGTCGTGTATGGGTTATGCGGCATGTACGGAGAGTGAGAAAGAACGGGAAATCGGGGTTCTTGACCATGTGGCAACCATCGTTGCCGAATATCCCGACAGTGCATTGAGGTTGTTAGGATCGGTAAATACCGGGCTATTGACCCTGCAGCAGTATTATACTTATGTACTGCATGAGGTACAGGCAAAAGATAAACTGGACATGGACATCTCCTGTGATACCATGATTTACCAGGTAAAGGGATTTTTCGAGGGCAAACGGGATCCCATAAAAGCAGCACTGGCCTGTTTTTACTGCGGAAGGGTGGCGCATTCGTGCAAGAAAACCGAAGATGCCATGATGAATTACCTGAAAGCGGCCGACTTCGTTTGCGAATCCGAAGACAGGAACATGGAAGGAATTATCTGGCACCATATTGCTTTTTTGCATTATGAAGGGGCAAAAAACGAACATTCGATAGAAGGATTCAAAAAAGCACGGAAGATGTTCCATGGATCGGGCAATCATAACAATGAGATACAGGCATTGGAAATGATCGGAGCGACTTATAATTTGCTAGGAAAAAGGGACAGCGCGTTGTATTATTACGACCTGGCATATGATATTGCTGAAAAACATGAAATTCAACCCATAAAATCCAGTTTATTAAGGAAAAAAGGCGTGATCTTCTCCGAAATGGAAGAATACACCACTGCAAGATCACAGTTTTATCAATCCATTAAACTGGCTTCCGACGAAACAGACCGCGCTATGACATATGCCAACCTTGCAGAAGTTTACTGTGGCCTGAACCGTTCCGATTCCGCCTGTTTTTATATCGACCTGGTGACCTCTTTTATCGACAAGGATGATGAACTGAAGGAAGACCAGTCGTTTATGACCTACCTGAACCTCGTACTGTCGAAAGTGGAAAGCCTGAAGGGCAATTATAAGGAAGCGCTGGCCTATTATCAGGTATATACCGAAATGTTGCAAAATATATTACTCTTAGATTCGGAACAATCCATGCTGGAGATCCAGGAAAAATATAACCACCAGAAGGTATCCAACGAACGGGGAAAGGTGGTCATTGAAAAGCAACGGCTGTTGCTGCTGAGCAGCGTCCTGATCTTCAGCCTGGCGCTGATCATCAGCCTGCTATTTTTCAGGCAAATCCGAAACAAACACCAGATGTACAGCATGGAGCAAACCATTCTTACGCTACAGAAAATGTCGGAAAACCGGGACGACAAGGAAAGCGGGCTGCGCCATGCCTTGCTGGAACAGCTGGGCATTATCCGGGGCGTGATGCAGCTCGAACATGCCATCGCAAAAGGCGATACCGGCGCCGCGCTGGTACAAAGGCTCAACAAGGTACTCTCGAAACTGAACAAAGAGATCTTTGTGGATGCCGTCAACAAGATACGGACGAACTTCTCGGAAGACCTGGTAATGAAATACCCGGCGCTGGACAACTCGGAAGCCACCATTTGCTGCCTGTGTTACCTTGGGTTCGACAACCATGAGATCTCGATGATCATGAAACAGAAAAACAACACCATCCAGCAGAAGAAATCCAATATACGGAAGAAGCTGAACATTCAGCCGCGTGTCGATATCAATATCTTCCTGCATGAGGTCATGTGA
- a CDS encoding DUF3244 domain-containing protein, giving the protein MRKLLLILSMGLIVSVSEISALSGVAVLPEETQNYVVTRGRIGARNGVKATEETVVVYQYDDRLEVIFWEAVGNVTITVMNEFGYPMYNRTVNSDPDTPVVITTSTWASGIYSIYLTDPLGGYLNEFFVK; this is encoded by the coding sequence ATGAGGAAATTATTACTTATTTTAAGTATGGGGTTGATCGTGAGTGTTTCTGAAATATCGGCATTGAGCGGGGTAGCAGTATTGCCGGAAGAAACACAAAATTATGTGGTAACGCGTGGAAGAATAGGAGCCAGAAATGGTGTAAAAGCCACCGAGGAAACAGTGGTGGTCTATCAATATGATGACAGGCTGGAAGTTATTTTCTGGGAAGCCGTAGGCAATGTCACCATCACGGTCATGAATGAGTTCGGCTATCCGATGTACAACAGAACAGTGAATTCGGATCCCGACACTCCGGTAGTAATAACCACGAGCACTTGGGCTTCGGGAATTTACAGCATCTACCTGACTGACCCGCTGGGCGGTTACCTGAATGAGTTTTTTGTGAAATAG
- a CDS encoding DUF3244 domain-containing protein, translated as MYHITAVNELDVQAVGKHRNHVTLKGGLGPEAEIEPDTRSVVIYQSEEDLRVIFLKSLGNICVTVLNYYGFPVYRQAVISAPNKTLYIGTRDWNTAWYTIYITDTEDGCLEGVFEIE; from the coding sequence ATGTATCATATAACGGCAGTAAATGAACTCGATGTTCAAGCGGTAGGGAAACACAGGAACCATGTTACCCTGAAAGGTGGATTAGGCCCGGAGGCTGAAATCGAACCTGACACCCGGAGTGTAGTAATATACCAGAGCGAGGAAGATTTAAGGGTTATATTTCTTAAATCATTGGGCAATATCTGTGTTACAGTGTTGAATTATTACGGGTTTCCCGTGTATAGGCAGGCTGTAATATCGGCTCCAAACAAAACCTTATATATTGGTACGCGCGATTGGAACACAGCGTGGTATACAATTTATATTACTGACACGGAAGACGGTTGTTTGGAGGGTGTATTTGAAATAGAATAG
- a CDS encoding T9SS type A sorting domain-containing protein — MKNHRFCIYLLLLPVMLWGFQVKAQQVKYRYDASGNRKNKELISVSNMTSRNSLKSAKKDIPESEWDISEAVFGESVVVPSEEALKERKVKIYPNPTKGKLRIDITGGTIPEKSLFILHAATGNILKQQTGITATNLMDISSFPAGIYILRIILGEEVSVWKIIKE, encoded by the coding sequence ATGAAAAACCACCGTTTTTGCATATACCTTTTACTGTTACCGGTAATGCTTTGGGGATTTCAGGTAAAAGCCCAGCAGGTAAAGTACCGTTATGATGCTTCCGGTAACCGGAAAAACAAGGAGTTGATCTCTGTGAGTAATATGACCTCCCGTAATAGCCTGAAATCTGCAAAAAAAGATATACCGGAATCCGAATGGGATATTTCCGAAGCTGTTTTCGGTGAATCCGTTGTTGTTCCATCCGAAGAAGCCTTGAAAGAACGGAAGGTAAAGATCTATCCTAACCCCACTAAGGGAAAGCTCCGGATAGATATTACCGGAGGCACGATCCCGGAAAAATCCCTGTTCATATTACACGCTGCAACCGGAAATATATTAAAACAACAAACTGGTATTACAGCTACGAACCTTATGGATATTTCTTCTTTTCCGGCCGGGATATACATCCTGCGGATCATCCTCGGCGAAGAAGTTAGTGTCTGGAAAATCATTAAAGAATAA